In Oryza brachyantha chromosome 1, ObraRS2, whole genome shotgun sequence, the following are encoded in one genomic region:
- the LOC102716088 gene encoding probable protein ABIL1 produces the protein MMQQQAWPAGLGLAAVGVGEGGAGPTTVDEASMERSKSFVKALQELKNLRPQLYSASEYCEKSYLHSEQKQMVLDNLKDYAVRALVNAVDHLGTVAYKLTDLYEQQASEVSTLELKVACLNQQVLTCQTYTDKEGLRQQQMTGTAGRHHKHYIVPNLANKRMQAFNEMQTDAEIDSRPRPYPSEKTLFWHLASEKNSKSNGARQSEFVLEETKATKPASRGKEPSTSPLPKHLQSNSASSNFAMHNVGMKDQPVVRHLSSFSSFDNPRGRQIQKAPLRTKSMLAAFFVKHKSGKMKNVSVR, from the exons atgatgcagcagcaggCCTGGCCGGCGGGGCTTGGCCTCGCGGCCGTCGGGGTcggggagggcggcgccggcccgaCCACCGTCGACGAGGCATCCATGGAGCGCAGCAAGAGCTTCGTCAAGGCGCTCCAG GAGCTCAAGAACCTGCGGCCGCAGCTCTACTCGGCGTCGGAGTACTGCGAGAAGTCGTACCTCCACAGCGAGCAGAAGCAGat GGTTCTGGACAACTTGAAAGATTATGCTGTTAGGGCTTTGGTGAATGCAGTTGACCACCTTGGCACCGTTGCATACAAACTGACAGACTTGTATGAACAACAGGCTTCAGAAGTCTCTACTCTAGAGCTGAAAGTAGCATGCTTGAATCAG CAAGTCCTCACCTGCCAAACTTACACGGATAAAGAAGGCCTTAGGCAGCAGCAGATGACCGGAACCGCCGGAAGACATCACAAACATTACATTGTACCAA ATTTGGCCAACAAAAGAATGCAGGCCTTCAATGAAATGCAAACCGATGCTGAGATTGACTCAAGGCCTAGACCTTATCCCTCAG aaaaaaCCCTTTTCTGGCATTTGGCTTCAGAGAAAAACTCCAAAAGCAATGGAGCACGCCAATCTGAATTTGT CCTAGAAGAAACAAAGGCTACAAAACCTGCATCGAGAG GCAAGGAACCATCAACATCTCCATTGCCCAAGCATCTACAGTCGAACTCAGCCAGCTCCAATTTTGCTATGCATAATGTTGGCATGAAG GATCAGCCTGTTGTGAGGCATCTATCATCATTTAGTTCTTTTGATAACCCAAGAGGGCGTCAAATCCAAAAGGCACCCCTCCGTACAAAAAGCATGCTAGCTGCTTTCTTTGTCAAGCACAAATCGGGAAAGATGAAAAACGTCTCTGTTCGTTGA
- the LOC102716369 gene encoding protein TOO MANY MOUTHS — protein sequence MALPAAAPTMVVVLVAVLAAVCLGEFTVVVPDSSSSSSSAAALVNAPQTGLSDRARTDPAEQRAVQEVMAATGNGWASGIADVCRGRWHGIECVPDRGEVYHVVSLSFGALSDDTAFPACDAARATLSQAVLALPHLRSLFFYRCFTANPQPVPAFLGRLGPAFRSLVLRENGHVGAIPPELGNLTALRVLDLHGNHLTSAIPATIQSLEHLQLLDLSYNQLAGEVPHFKFQHLSILDLSHNALQGRVPATLGQCRSLLKMDLSQNRLAGTIPDALGDLPDLILLDLSQNSLSGPIPAALGRLSSLRSLILGDNRMQFSTVPDGFFAGLKALTTLVLSGMGLEGSVPESIGELDHLRVLRLDNNEFTGVIPASFRRLERASELRVDGNRLVGPIPFGKEMMWRLGKKLRVGGNEGLCYDAKQQGLEGVVALAGVSDCDSVRSRTTQHLANTGGWPAPVANVTASAASGRTGACVWSWHVFVGVLVSMQLVWL from the coding sequence ATGGCgctccccgcggcggcgccgacgatggTCGTCGTGCTTGTTGCGGTGCTGGCCGCGGTGTGCCTGGGGGAGTTCACGGTGGTGGTGCCggactcctcgtcgtcgtcgtcgtcggcggcggcgctggtgaACGCGCCGCAGACGGGGCTCTCGGACCGGGCGCGGACCGACCCGGCCGAGCAGCGCGCGGTGCAGGAggtgatggcggcgacggggaaCGGGTGGGCGTCGGGCATCGCCGACGTGTGCCGCGGCCGGTGGCACGGCATCGAGTGCGTGCCCGACCGTGGGGAGGTGTACCACGTCGTGTCGCTCTCCTTCGGCGCGCTCTCCGACGACACGGCCTTCCCGGCgtgcgacgcggcgcgggccaCGCTGTCCCAGGCGGTGCTCGCGCTGCCGCACCTCCGGTCGCTCTTCTTCTACCGGTGCTTCACGGCCAACCCGCAGCCCGTCCCGGCGTTCctcggccgcctcggcccgGCGTTCCGGTCGCTGGTGCTCCGGGAGAACGGGCACGTCGGCGCGATCCCGCCGGAGCTAGGCAACCTGACGGCGCTGCGGGTGCTCGACCTCCATGGGAACCACCTCACTTCCGCCATACCCGCCACCATCCAGTCCCTTGAACACCTCCAGCTGCTCGACCTGAGTTACaaccagctcgccggcgaggtgccACACTTCAAGTTCCAGCACCTGAGCATCCTGGACCTCAGCCACAACGCGTTACAGGGGCGCGTCCCGGCGACCTTAGGGCAATGCCGATCACTGCTAAAGATGGACCTCAGCCAGAACCGCCTCGCCGGCACGATCCCCGACGCGCTCGGCGACCTGCCTGACCTCATCTTGCTCGACCTCAGCCAGAACTCGCTGTCAGGTCCGATCCCGGCGGCGCTCGGCCGGCTGTCGTCGCTGCGGTCTCTCATCCTCGGCGACAACCGGATGCAGTTCTCGACTGTCCCTGACGGCTTCTTCGCCGGGCTCAAGGCGCTGACGACGCTGGTCCTCTCCGGAATGGGGCTGGAAGGGTCAGTGCCGGAGTCGATCGGGGAGCTGGACCACCTCCGGGTGCTGCGGCTGGACAACAACGAGTTCACCGGGGTGATCCCGGCGAGCTTCCGGCGGCtggagcgagcgagcgagctccGCGTGGACGGCAACCGCCTGGTGGGGCCGATACCGTTCGGGAAGGAGATGATGTGGCGGCTGGGCAAGAAGCTCCGCGTCGGCGGCAACGAGGGGCTCTGCTACGACGCCAAGCAGCAGGGCCTGGAGGGCGTCGTGGCGCTGGCCGGCGTCTCCGACTGCGACAGCGTGAGGAGCCGCACGACGCAGCACCTGGCGAACACCGGAGgctggccggcgccggtggctaACGTGACCGCGTCGGCTGCTTCCGGCCGCACGGGAGCTTGCGTCTGGAGTTGGCACGTTTTCGTGGGCGTTCTCGTGTCTATGCAGCTCGTGTGGTTGTAA
- the LOC102714686 gene encoding S-type anion channel SLAH2-like gives MEFGNDVQIRMDAGVHSEQSFGEPALPRLLIEVPPQVIDGFDCVGGVGGATATLSEQSKELELVGEEKDIVISIPEPVNSPRCASVSAAYEDDGGQMPYSVSLSMPASPSGFHLSQFGMAAATKVPAETTRFDAAHPAAVGRVEAHSPRLLMKQTRFHSQPILHLSKNGETRRCDSGARDKRFDQFKTFSGRLERQLSNLRGRPPQEHMIGGQAPEPNIAEEETEQVPAADRYFDALEGPELETLRATETTVLPKDEKWPFLLRFPISAFGMCLGVSSQAILWKTLASAPPTAFLHVSPVVNHVLWYVALALMALVTSIYLLKIVFYFEAVRREFYHPIRANFFFAPWIACLFLVQGVPRPVTEVHHGVWYALMAPIFCLELKIYGQWMSGGQRRLSKVANPSNHLSIVGNFVGALLGARMGLREGPIFFFAVGLAHYMVLFVTLYQRLPTNITLPKELHPVFFLFVAAPSVASMAWAKIHGEFDYGARIAYFIALFLYMSLAVRINFFRGFKFSLAWWAYTFPMTGASIATITYATEVTNVLTRALSIGLSGIATVTVAGLLVTTMFHAFVLRDLFPNDVSIAITRKKPKFSKILAHFRSSSSDMKELVLSISKPQNNSDSDSSVSSKATATDPSVTRVKADI, from the exons ATGGAGTTCGGCAACGACGTCCAGATCAGAATGGATGCTGGTGTGCACAGCGAGCAATCGTTCGGCGAACCTGCTCTCCCGCGGCTGCTGATCGAGGTGCCCCCGCAGGTCATCGACGGCTTCGactgcgtcggcggcgtcggcggcgccaccgccacgctgAGCGAGCAGAGCAAGGAACTCGAACTGGTGGGTGAGGAGAAGGACATTGTGATTAGTATCCCGGAGCCGGTGAACTCTCCACGGTGTGCCTCTGTGTCGGCGGCGTACGAAGACGACGGCGGGCAGATGCCGTACTCCGTGTCGCTGAGCatgccggcgtcgccgtcggggtTCCACTTGTCGCAGTtcgggatggcggcggcgacgaaggtgCCCGCGGAGACGACGAGGTTCGACGCCGCCcacccggcggcggtggggcgaGTGGAGGCGCACTCCCCGCGGCTGCTGATGAAGCAGACGCGGTTCCACTCGCAGCCCATCCTGCACCTGTCCAAGAACGGCGAGACTCGGCGGTGCGACAGCGGCGCGCGCGACAAGCGGTTCGACCAGTTCAAGACCTTCTCCGGCCGCCTCGAGCGGCAGCTCTCCAACCTgcgcggccggccgccgcaggAGCATATGATCGGCGGCCAGGCCCCCGAGCCGAACATcgccgaggaggagacggagcaggtccccgccgccgaccgctACTTCGACGCCCTCGAAGGCCCCGAGCTCGAGACGCTCCGGGCGACGGAGACGACGGTGCTGCCCAAGGATGAGAAATGGCCGTTCCTGCTGCGGTTTCCGATCAGCGCGTTCGGGATGTGCCTCGGGGTGAGCAGCCAGGCGATCCTGTGGAAGACGctggcgtcggcgccgccgacggcgttCCTGCACGTCAGCCCGGTGGTGAACCACGTGCTGTGGTACGTCGCGCTGGCGCTGATGGCGCTCGTCACCTCCATCTACCTGCTCAAGATCGTCTTCTACTTCGAGGCGGTGCGGCGGGAGTTCTACCACCCGATCCGCGCCAACTTCTTCTTCGCGCCGTGGATCGCCTGCCTCTTCCTCGTGCAGGGCGTGCCGCGGCCGGTGACGGAGGTGCACCACGGCGTCTGGTACGCGCTCATGGCGCCCATCTTCTGCCTGGAGCTCAAGATCTACGGCCAGTGGATGTCCGGCGGCCAGCGCCGGCTGTCCAAGGTGGCCAACCCGTCCAACCACCTCTCCATCGTCGGGAACTTCGTCGGCGCGCTGCTCGGCGCCCGGATGGGGCTCCGCGAGGGCcccatcttcttcttcgccgtcggcctcgccCACTACATGGTCCTCTTCGTCACGCTCTACCAGCGCCTCCCCACCAATATCACCCTCCCCAAGGAGCTCCACcccgtcttcttcctcttcgtcgccgcccccagCGTCGCCTCCATGGCCTGGGCCAAGATCCACGGCGAGTTCGACTACGGCGCCCGCATCGCCTACTTCATCGCCCTCTTCTTGTACATGTCACTG GCTGTGAGGATCAACTTTTTCAGGGGATTCAAGTTCTCGCTGGCGTGGTGGGCGTACACGTTCCCGATGACCGGCGCGTCGATCGCGACGATCACCTACGCGACGGAGGTGACCAACGTGCTCACGCGGGCGCTCTCCATCGGCCTCTCCGGCATCGccaccgtcaccgtcgccggcctGCTGGTCACCACCATGTTCCACGCCTTCGTGCTCAGGGACCTCTTCCCCAACGACGTCTCCATCGCCATCACCCGCAAGAAGCCCAAGTTCAGCAAGATCCTCGCGCACTTCCGCTCGTCCAGCTCCGACATGAAGGAGCTCGTGCTCTCCATCTCCAAGCCGCAGAATAACTCCGACTCCGACTCGTCGGTGTCGTCGAAGGCCACCGCGACCGATCCGTCGGTGACCAGAGTCAAAGCGGACATCTGA